In a single window of the Littorina saxatilis isolate snail1 linkage group LG5, US_GU_Lsax_2.0, whole genome shotgun sequence genome:
- the LOC138966029 gene encoding kelch-like ECH-associated protein 1: MAQPPSACYRPKPMMTSKPTDGSMQFTITKHPKEALEVMHALRRAKKLCDVSLVVGSETLMAHKLVLASASPYFRAMFTGGMREEEMSSIPLHGISPCTLSTLIDFAYTAEIRISETNVCYLLPAATMFQMSHVVEACSVFLEHQLDPSNCIGIADFAAEHGCMDLESKARQFILKRFCEVIKSEEFLTLSYCQVQTLLKQDQLNIKCESEVYWAVIRWVDHDMESRLSKLDSLLSGVRLTNLAPCFLEQQLNNCPILKKRPQCLQTLAEKLKKLKLHEVGGDSPRKPCSPQVVFCAGGYLRQSLSNFECFNPKTQQWHRLPDLPTPRSGLGAVIVRGSLYVVGGRNNSPEGNMDSNSLTMYDAMRNLWVPRKLMNVPRNRVGVGVIDNMIYAVGGSQGQTHHNSAERYDPETETWSYISSMSTRRIGVGCAVLNRLLFAVGGFDGANRLSSVECYDPERNEWHMKAPMNTMRSGAGVISMESNVYAVGGYDSTCQLRSVERYSLDKDCWEFVSPMNSPRSALSVAVICNRLYALGGYDGTDFLTSVEMYNPETNEWTEVTNMPCGRSGHGVAVGAEPPLR; encoded by the exons ATGGCACAGCCTCCGTCAGCGTGCTACCGGCCAAAGCCGATGATGACGTCGAAGCCGACGGATGGGAGCATGCAGTTCACCATCACGAAGCACCCCAAGGAAGCGTTGGAAGTGATGCACGCTTTGCGGCGGGCAAAAAAACTGTGCGACGTTTCTTTGGTGGTGGGCTCCGAGACGCTGATGGCGCACAAACTTGTTCTGGCGTCAGCCTCGCCATACTTTCGTGCCATGTTCACCGGGGGGATGAGGGAGGAAGAGATGTCCTCCATCCCCCTCCACGGCATCTCCCCGTGCACGCTGTCCACCCTCATCGACTTCGCCTACACCGCGGAGATCCGAATCTCGGAGACCAACGTGTGTTACTTGTTGCCGGCGGCGACCATGTTTCAGATGTCGCATGTGGTGGAGGCGTGCAGCGTGTTCTTGGAGCATCAGCTGGACCCCAGCAACTGCATCGGCATCGCGGACTTTGCCGCCGAGCACGGCTGCATGGATCTGGAGAGCAAGGCCCGGCAGTTCATCTTGAAGAGATTCTGTGAGGTCATCAAGTCGGAGGAGTTCCTGACCCTCTCCTACTGCCAGGTTCAGACCCTGCTCAAGCAGGACCAGCTCAACATCAAATGCGAGTCGGAGGTGTACTGGGCGGTGATACGCTGGGTGGACCACGACATGGAGTCCCGCCTCAGCAAGCTGGACTCCCTGCTGTCCGGGGTGCGCTTGACCAACCTAGCTCCGTGCTTCCTGGAGCAGCAGCTCAACAACTGCCCCATCCTGAAAAAACGGCCGCAGTGCCTGCAGACTTTGGCCGAAAAGCTGAAGAAGTTGAAGCTCCACGAGGTGGGTGGGGACTCCCCCCGGAAACCTTGCTCCCCCCAGGTTGTGTTCTGTGCTGGCGGGTACCTGCGGCAGTCGCTGAGCAACTTTGAGTGCTTCAACCCCAAGACTCAGCAGTGGCACAGGCTCCCAGACCTTCCCACCCCACGCAGTGGTTTAGGTGCTGTCATTGTGCGTGGTTCGCTCTATGTGGTAGGGGGCAGGAACAATTCGCCGGAGGGCAACATGGACTCCAACTCGCTCACTATGTACGATGCCATGAGGAACTTGTGGGTGCCGCGGAAGCTGATGAACGTGCCGCGGAACAGAGTAGGGGTGGGAGTGATCGACAACATGATCTACGCTGTTGGGGGGTCACAGGGGCAGACTCATCACAACTCTGCCGAGAG GTATGATCCAGAAACAGAAACCTGGTCCTACATCAGCAGCATGTCCACACGGAGAATCGGCGTGGGCTGTGCCGTTCTCAACCGACTGCTGTTCGCGGTTGGTGGTTTTGACGGTGCCAATCGTTTGAGTAGCGTGGAGTGTTACGACCCCGAGAGAAACGAGTGGCACATGAAGGCGCCTATGAACACTATGCGCAGTGGAGCAG GTGTGATATCAATGGAATCGAACGTCTACGCAGTGGGCGGCTATGACAGCACGTGTCAGCTGCGTTCGGTGGAGCGTTACAGCCTGGACAAGGACTGCTGGGAGTTTGTGTCACCCATGAACAGCCCTCGGTCGGCCCTCAGTGTCGCCGTCATCTGCAATCGGCTCTACGCTCTGG GTGGCTATGACGGCACCGACTTCCTGACCTCAGTGGAGATGTACAACCCGGAGACAAACGAATGGACAGAAGTGACCAACATGCCGTGCGGCCGCAGTGGCCACGGAGTAGCCGTTGGGGCGGAACCTCCACTCAGATAG